CcctcaaaataaaatcaatccactTTGGTCTTTGTCCCCTGATTCTATCACACAACGCGGTTTCTGTGGGTATTTTTCTGTCAACTCTGAACAGAAAATGCTGACGTGTCAGGTTCAGAAATGGACAGGGATCTAATtgtttctaaatttaaattggttagagatttatttgtccttataattttttaaacaatatttttttagattatttttttatttattatattaatattcttttttcaataaattattaaatatatggtataataagtacaaattaattaataaattatttaaatttaaaaatatcatttattatgaaattaaataaatcattctcaaatataatttttaaatatataaataataaacattaaaattcagttaatacattaataataataaccctaTGATATACTATTAGTATTATGATCTAGATAATTTTTCACAATaaagtgaaaactaatgaatacattatttaatatatagtaaaagtaataacaaatttaattttttatctctttaaactaaattaataattttatttgatatctTTATACTAAAATACACTATCAGTCACCAAAGAATACTAAAATACACTATgagtaaattattaatattatgagTTGACGGAAAAATACCCACAGAGACCGCGTTGTGTGACGGAATCAGGAGTGTGACGGAATCAGGAGACAGGGACCGAAGtggatcaattttattttgagggATCATGTTGTCATTTTTAAAAATGGACAGGAGCCGGATTGGTACTTCACTCTTCCGTGGAGCCATCAAAAgaaagaatgagcatggaggaTGTCATCATAGAGCTAAACCTGATAAAGAATTCCTTCAGGATTGACTAGACTGCATGTATTATGCATATGATcacactatttttttatttttgtgctttttctaCTTGATTTGCTACGtcttttcctttcatttttcttttcgtGTTATGCCTAATTGCCTACTTGTTCCAAATACAATAACTGAGATGTTCGATATTTTATTTTAGCCTAGTCAGAAAGAAACTCTTATATACCACCATGGTACATAATAAAAGAGTTTATGAGGCAAAATCTATTAATTTGCTTGCATTAATAATAAGCATATGTTAACAACAATTATCAACATTTAGTCATATACAAAATTAGGCTCCAAAACCCTCCTATGGGGATATTCAGGGAGACACACTTTTACAAGCCTCTCTACCAATGCACCAAACTCGATTACGGCTTGGTGTGCTAGTTACAGAGTTGGCTTTGGCCTCTGCAGATGAAAGCTCTAAATCAGAATTACTATCGCAGCTAGATTCACAGTACTGTACATCTGCCTTGTTCATCTTATCAATCAACGAGTGCTTGACATGTGAGCTAGCCACCCAAGATTCTGAAAGACTTGTCCCAGGAGAGTAAGAATTAATTGATGCCATGGGGGAATTCGGATTGCTTAAAGCATCCTCCTGCAGTATATCCCCTATTCTAGATAGTATGCTTAAGGCTAAACTTGCAAGAACTCTGGAATATGCTTCCAGAATGGAATGCCCAATATCCTGCAGAAAGAAGCAGCTAACATTACCACTTTaatgtttgaaaattttcctCGCCGTTGATAAGGAGAAACTTTTGGACCTCAACAACTCATAATTCTGTCTTTTCATTCTTGTAGGAAAAAAGATCTTCATTTTATAACacaaaaaaagatgttttaagATATTTTAGTATGACATTCTAAGGTAAATTAATTTTACAGTTTGAAAAGATCTTTCAAACCAAGATCAATCTAAAAAAGATCGTTGTAGGCAATAATTCAATATGACAtggatttttcatttttcttgggGACAAATAACAGTAACATGCTTGTTATTGAAGCAGATAAATGAAAGCATATGTAGGAAACTTTCCACACTCAGAATAAGTAACATTTAGAAACTCACCTTGCCATACTGAACTTTGGCAGCATCAAGAAATGTTTGAGGAAGGTTTGGGTATCTACTTTTAAGCAGCTTTAAAAGAGTTTGTGCACGGTCCAACCACAGCCCCACCTTTTCGGTACTTGGCATGGAGTCCTTCATGAAAGGCCATGAGGTTCGTAGTGGGGACTTGCCACTATCTTCTTGTGTAATTCTCATTCTTTCTTTCCATGAAAACATAGCAGCTTCTAATTTATTAACAGTCTCTAAGGCTTTATGTTcagtttttaaattaagatactTGAGCATTTCTTCTCCACTGCTTGATTCAGCTGTCAAAACCATGTGCAATTCCTCTCCCAGGCTTGCCTTTCCAGACTGAAAATGCAGAGAGATTATTTTAGTCGATGATTCAATGAAGATTGCATTACAGTGCACAGAAAGTTTATCTAGCATTATGATTGCATATTTCTTGATCCAAGAATGAAAAAACTTGCAAATTTTCTTGTGTTACCAGATTAAGAATTAACAACCAATACTATTCCTTATAATGGAATGTTCTATTCATGTTCATACTTTATACCTAACGATAGATTCATCCTATTTTTCTGGTATCTTTAATCATCACTATTGGGAATATAGTGGTTGAGGTTAACAAAAACATGGGTCTCCAGAGTTCCAAGTCTCACCTTTAGAAGTGCATCTTTAATAATTGTTGGAACAGGCATTTCAAGCAAAATATTATCATTTATCGATTTGGCAGCCTTGAATATTTGGTGTACCACCCTTCCCCGATGAATCAACCTCTTTCGTTCAGTGTCCGAAAGCCCAGTACTTGGTACTTGGGGTGAGGGCAACCACCATCTTTTGCTTTGTCTTACACTCGTGCTCCTCCTTTCTGCCCGGCTTCCTCCCTCTTCATACCAAAACTCAGTATTCACCATGGATTCTAGTGTCTCCTGTCAATCAAAACATTAAGTGTCGATACAGTCTACATAGTGATTCCACAGGATGTTTATAAAATGAAGATTTTGACCTACAATAAGCATAGAGTCCAATTTCTGAAGTGCTGGAAGATTCATGTGGACATCAGAACGAGCTTTCGGGGTCATTATCTGTTCAAACACGATGACTATCTTATTGTACTGAAGTGTGATTCATATAAAATGTTAAATCATTTCCATTCCAGATCAAATGAAACAatacctcaaagattccacCATTGGCAGCATTTTGCTTTGCAGGAACCAACTCAACCATATAGTTTGTAGGAGACAGCAACCAGTCCATTTCTCTTTGCCATTTGCTCTTCCGTTCTTCAGGTAACGGTTCCAATTTCCACAACTCGCCAAACACCGTCACTGCATATTTTGGCATTAAAATCAGagacattttttgaaaatatatgtaaGTTTCTCAAATATAAATGGAACTGAGAGATTGAAAAAAGGTAAAAAGCATCGAAAGCAAACCTGATAGGCTAGAGATGGCATTAGACAAAGCTAAAGCTGTATTGAGGCCCTTAGTTCCTCCTGTAATATCATCACCTAGCAGCAACTTTGAGAACTTTTCTCTCATGGCTTCCACATCCGAACACTGCATAGCATAAGCAGGCTTCTCTTTGACATAAAAATGTTGAGGACTCTGAGAGAGTTCCCATTCGTCATTGAATGAATCGGTTATACATCCATCTCCTCTGCTAGTTCTGCTTTCATCTTCAGAAGATTGGTTGTCAAGAATGCAACTCTCAAGGCCATCATATGTCATAATCCCTGAAACATTCCAGTGTCAAAAGTTGTCAAACAATTAATTGGGTGGTTTGCTGGTTGTTGCTATTTAACAATAGCTACTCAGCAGCATTTTACAAAGTTATTATTATCAAGCTTCTTAAAAGCACGAGCTCATAAGGAGTCAGAGTTATACCAAGGTCATTATATTCAAGATCAATAATTATTTAGCAGGTCAAACATCTCTGCTGGACGATTTAGAAAGCATTGACAAGGGACAAGAAAATAGAACATGTGTTAGTTATCCTGTCCTCTTCAGTCTTAAATGTTGAGAAATTGTTTATCTAAAGACATGTGAAGTAATAAACTATAACACAAACATAAGCAGTTGGTTATAGTTAATACTTAAATATGTTTAGACAAAATAATCTTAGTACAGAGTTGTTGTATGAAATGCTTCCACGAAGACATGCCACACAATAAGGCACTCAGGTTCACAATCACACAAGAGAGCATTAGTCAAGTTTGTCGCATGCAACTCGATTTAAGAGATTGGACGCTAATCCTTTTTATCAATACGTGTTTAAccttttgaataaaaattaaatagcaCTGTGAGAACTTTTCATTTTAGGGAAAAGGAAAAAACATATTAAATGTTCCAACATTTactaaaagttttaattttattctcaaaCTCAAAAGTATAAAATCTTTTGGTGTTGAGCCcaatatttttaacttaaatGTTCCAACATTTactaaaagtttttaatttaatgtattGATTACTCAAGCAGTAATTACCCGTATTTATTTAGAAGTAATTTTATCTATTTCTGCAGCATTATACTTTATTAAAACCtatgtattaattttatttatatgtttttttttcaattattttaaacCATAGAAAGTATTATAGAAAGTATTATGACCTTCGGATGCATAAATGAGTCCActccatattttttttcttttggtgacTAGTCCACTCCTTCATATGATCCAATAGCTCGTAAAAGGTGGGGAAGAAAGGTACAATCCACAATCTCCATCCAAATCCAAATTCGAAAATACAGTACAGTGTATGCAtagttttcaatttttgaaagtcCTCAATTGAATTTGTATTTGCCTGTGGCAGGGGGAGTTGCAGAGGCAGTAAGTAGGCACAACCCAATTAAATAAATGTACATTTGACCCAGAGACCAAGCTACTAACTAGTAAGTGGGGTACACACACTACACCCTTCATTCGCTTCATTCATTCTACGCTGTATACTTCTAAAATTTGCTTCTATAGATGCACCTAATCAATTGACGTGCAACATTTGCTTCTATAGATGCACCTAATCAATTGACGTGCAACATCATGAATCTTTGAAAATCT
The genomic region above belongs to Arachis duranensis cultivar V14167 unplaced genomic scaffold, aradu.V14167.gnm2.J7QH unplaced_Scaffold_165934, whole genome shotgun sequence and contains:
- the LOC107475456 gene encoding rop guanine nucleotide exchange factor 14-like → MLVMRKRLACCTRTSKISTDFDHDHQARIMTYDGLESCILDNQSSEDESRTSRGDGCITDSFNDEWELSQSPQHFYVKEKPAYAMQCSDVEAMREKFSKLLLGDDITGGTKGLNTALALSNAISSLSVTVFGELWKLEPLPEERKSKWQREMDWLLSPTNYMVELVPAKQNAANGGIFEIMTPKARSDVHMNLPALQKLDSMLIETLESMVNTEFWYEEGGSRAERRSTSVRQSKRWWLPSPQVPSTGLSDTERKRLIHRGRVVHQIFKAAKSINDNILLEMPVPTIIKDALLKSGKASLGEELHMVLTAESSSGEEMLKYLNLKTEHKALETVNKLEAAMFSWKERMRITQEDSGKSPLRTSWPFMKDSMPSTEKVGLWLDRAQTLLKLLKSRYPNLPQTFLDAAKVQYGKDIGHSILEAYSRVLASLALSILSRIGDILQEDALSNPNSPMASINSYSPGTSLSESWVASSHVKHSLIDKMNKADVQYCESSCDSNSDLELSSAEAKANSVTSTPSRNRVWCIGREACKSVSP